The following proteins are co-located in the Mesorhizobium australicum WSM2073 genome:
- the tuf gene encoding elongation factor Tu, with product MAKGKFERTKPHVNIGTIGHVDHGKTSLTAAITKYFGEYKRYDQIDAAPEEKARGITISTAHVEYETANRHYAHVDCPGHADYVKNMITGAAQMDGAILVVSAADGPMPQTREHILLARQVGVPSIVVFLNKVDQVDDAELLELVELEVRELLSKNEFPGDDIPIVKGSALAALEDSDKKIGEDAIRELMAAVDAYIPTPVRPLDKPFLMPIEDVFSISGRGTVVTGRVERGVVKVGEELEIIGIRPTTKTTCTGVEMFRKLLDQGQAGDNIGALLRGVDREGVERGQVLAKPGTVKPHKKFVAEAYILTKDEGGRHTPFFTNYRPQFYFRTTDVTGIVSLPEGTEMVMPGDNITVDVELIVPIAMEEKLRFAIREGGRTVGAGIVVTIKE from the coding sequence ATGGCAAAAGGTAAATTCGAGCGCACCAAGCCTCATGTGAACATCGGCACGATTGGTCACGTCGACCATGGCAAGACGTCGCTGACGGCGGCGATCACCAAGTATTTTGGCGAATACAAGCGCTACGACCAGATCGATGCGGCGCCTGAAGAGAAGGCGCGCGGCATCACGATCTCGACGGCTCACGTCGAATACGAGACCGCCAACCGCCACTATGCCCACGTCGACTGCCCCGGCCACGCCGACTATGTGAAGAACATGATTACCGGTGCCGCGCAGATGGACGGCGCGATCCTGGTCGTGTCGGCCGCCGACGGCCCGATGCCGCAGACCCGCGAGCATATCCTGCTTGCCCGTCAGGTCGGCGTGCCGTCGATCGTTGTGTTCCTGAACAAGGTCGACCAGGTCGACGACGCCGAGCTGCTCGAACTGGTCGAGCTCGAGGTTCGCGAACTGCTGTCGAAGAACGAATTCCCCGGCGACGACATTCCGATCGTCAAGGGTTCGGCGCTTGCCGCTCTGGAAGATTCGGACAAGAAGATCGGCGAGGACGCGATCCGCGAGCTGATGGCTGCGGTCGACGCCTACATCCCGACGCCGGTTCGTCCGCTGGACAAGCCGTTCCTGATGCCGATCGAGGACGTGTTCTCGATCTCGGGCCGCGGCACGGTCGTCACCGGCCGCGTCGAGCGCGGCGTGGTCAAGGTCGGCGAGGAACTGGAGATCATCGGCATCCGTCCGACGACCAAGACGACCTGCACGGGCGTCGAAATGTTCCGCAAGCTGCTCGACCAGGGCCAGGCTGGCGACAACATCGGCGCGCTGTTGCGCGGCGTTGATCGTGAGGGTGTCGAGCGCGGCCAGGTTCTGGCCAAGCCGGGCACGGTGAAGCCGCACAAGAAGTTCGTGGCCGAAGCCTACATCCTGACCAAGGACGAAGGTGGCCGTCATACGCCGTTCTTCACCAACTACCGTCCGCAGTTCTACTTCCGCACGACCGACGTGACCGGCATCGTGTCGCTGCCGGAAGGCACCGAGATGGTGATGCCCGGCGACAACATCACGGTCGATGTCGAGCTGATCGTGCCGATCGCCATGGAAGAGAAGCTGCGCTTCGCCATCCGTGAAGGCGGCCGCACCGTCGGTGCCGGCATCGTCGTCACCATCAAAGAGTAA